Proteins co-encoded in one Enterobacter sp. R4-368 genomic window:
- a CDS encoding putative transporter, whose amino-acid sequence MSDIALTVSVLALVAVVGLWIGNLKIRGVGFGIGGVLFGGIIVGHFVDQLGIPLSSPMLLFVQEFGLILFVYTIGIQVGPGFFASLRVSGLRLNLFAILIVLLGGLVTAILYKLFAIPLPVVLGIFSGAVTNTPALGAGQQILRDLGIAGPVLDQMGMSYAMAYPFGICGILLSMWLLRVLFRVNVDEEARKHDATLSNGTSLIRTINIRVENPNLNKMAIQDVPILNSDKIICSRLKRGELLMVPAPGTLIEAGDLLHLVGLPKDLHNAQLVIGQEVDVSLSTRGTDLRVERVVVTNEKVLGKKIRDLHFKERYDVVISRLNRAGVELVASSDASLQFGDILNLVGRPSAIEAVANEVGNAQHKLQQVQMLPVFIGIGLGVLLGSIPLFIPGFPAALKLGLAGGPLIMALILGRIGTIGKLYWFMPPSANLALRELGIVLFLAVVGLKSGGDFIATLTHGDGVKWMCYGIFITAVPLITVGLLARMLAKMNYLTLCGMLAGSMTDPPALAFANALHPTSGAAALAYATVYPLVMFLRIITPQLLAVIFWGMG is encoded by the coding sequence ATGAGTGATATCGCATTAACCGTAAGCGTTCTGGCACTCGTTGCTGTCGTCGGGTTATGGATAGGAAACCTGAAGATTCGTGGCGTCGGGTTTGGCATTGGTGGTGTGCTGTTCGGTGGGATAATCGTCGGCCACTTTGTTGATCAGCTGGGCATTCCATTGAGTAGCCCAATGTTGTTATTCGTGCAGGAGTTCGGCCTGATCCTGTTTGTGTATACCATCGGCATTCAGGTCGGCCCCGGGTTCTTCGCCTCGTTACGCGTCTCCGGCCTGCGGCTGAATCTGTTCGCTATTCTGATAGTGCTTCTCGGCGGCCTTGTCACCGCCATTCTGTATAAGCTGTTCGCCATTCCGTTGCCGGTGGTGCTGGGGATTTTCTCCGGCGCGGTAACCAACACGCCTGCACTTGGCGCGGGGCAACAAATCCTGCGTGATTTGGGCATTGCAGGCCCGGTGCTGGATCAGATGGGCATGAGCTACGCGATGGCCTATCCGTTCGGTATCTGCGGCATTTTGCTCAGCATGTGGTTACTGCGCGTGCTGTTTCGCGTCAATGTGGATGAGGAAGCGCGTAAGCACGACGCCACGCTCAGTAACGGCACATCGCTGATTCGCACCATCAATATTCGCGTCGAAAACCCGAATCTCAACAAGATGGCAATTCAGGACGTGCCGATCCTCAACAGCGATAAAATCATCTGCTCGCGCTTAAAACGCGGTGAGTTGTTGATGGTGCCTGCGCCCGGTACGCTGATTGAAGCCGGCGATTTGCTGCATCTGGTGGGATTACCTAAAGATCTGCATAACGCTCAACTGGTTATCGGCCAGGAAGTTGATGTCTCGTTATCCACGCGCGGTACGGATTTGCGAGTGGAGCGCGTGGTGGTGACCAACGAAAAAGTGCTGGGGAAAAAGATTCGCGACCTGCACTTTAAAGAGCGCTATGACGTGGTGATTTCACGGCTTAACCGCGCCGGGGTTGAACTGGTGGCGAGCAGCGACGCCAGCCTGCAATTCGGCGATATTCTTAATCTGGTCGGGCGACCATCGGCGATTGAAGCCGTCGCCAATGAAGTGGGTAATGCGCAACATAAACTGCAACAGGTGCAGATGCTGCCAGTGTTTATCGGTATTGGTCTCGGCGTATTGTTAGGGTCGATCCCGCTGTTTATTCCCGGTTTTCCTGCGGCGCTAAAATTAGGTCTGGCCGGTGGGCCGCTGATTATGGCGCTGATCCTTGGGCGCATTGGTACCATTGGCAAGTTGTACTGGTTTATGCCGCCAAGCGCCAATCTGGCGCTGCGGGAACTGGGTATCGTGCTGTTTCTGGCGGTGGTTGGGCTGAAATCCGGCGGGGATTTTATCGCCACGCTGACTCACGGCGATGGGGTGAAATGGATGTGTTACGGCATTTTCATTACTGCCGTTCCGCTGATAACCGTCGGTTTGCTGGCGCGGATGCTGGCGAAGATGAACTATCTGACCTTATGCGGCATGTTAGCCGGGTCGATGACCGATCCGCCCGCGCTGGCCTTTGCTAACGCGTTGCACCCCACCAGCGGCGCGGCGGCGCTCGCCTATGCCACGGTCTATCCGCTGGTGATGTTTTTGCGCATTATCACGCCGCAATTACTGGCGGTGATCTTCTGGGGAATGGGCTAA
- a CDS encoding DUF202 domain-containing protein, with translation MKISRVGQAPDYRFSLANERTFLAWIRTALGFLAAGVGLDQLAPEFATPLIREVLALLLCLFAGGLALYGYLRWLGNEKAMRLKEDLPYTRALLVISVILLAVALVVMVLVFYGG, from the coding sequence ATGAAAATTTCCCGCGTTGGCCAGGCGCCGGACTATCGTTTCTCGCTGGCGAACGAACGTACTTTTCTTGCGTGGATCCGCACGGCGCTTGGTTTTCTGGCGGCCGGTGTGGGTCTGGATCAGTTAGCGCCGGAATTTGCCACGCCGCTGATTCGCGAAGTGCTGGCGTTGCTGCTGTGTCTCTTCGCAGGCGGGCTGGCGTTGTATGGCTATCTGCGCTGGCTGGGCAATGAAAAAGCGATGCGCCTGAAAGAGGATTTGCCTTACACCCGTGCCCTGCTGGTGATAAGCGTTATTCTGCTGGCGGTTGCGCTGGTGGTGATGGTGCTGGTGTTCTATGGCGGATAA
- a CDS encoding 6-phospho-alpha-glucosidase — protein MKKFSVVIAGGGSTFTPGIVLMLLANRDRFPLRALKFYDNDGARQETIAEACKIILREQAPDIEFSYTTDPKTAFSDVDFVMAHIRVGKYPMREQDEKIPLRHGVVGQETCGPGGIAYGMRSIGGVLELVDYMEKYSPNAWMLNYSNPAAIVAEATRRLRPQAKILNICDMPIGIEGRMAQIVGLQDRKQMRVRYYGLNHFGWWTSIEDLDGNDLMPKLREYVAKNGYVPPAKDEHTEASWNDTFAKAKDVQALDPDTMPNTYLKYYLFPDYVVAHSNPERTRANEVMDHREKQVFGSCRAIIEAGKSSAGELEIDEHASYIVDLATAIAFNTQERMLLIVPNNGAIHNFDADAMVEIPCLVGKNGPQPLTVGDIPHFQKGLMSQQVAVEKLVVDAWEQRSYQKLWQAITLSKTVPSASVAKAILDDLVEANKAFWPELH, from the coding sequence ATGAAAAAATTCTCCGTTGTTATTGCCGGTGGCGGCAGCACCTTTACGCCGGGTATCGTTTTAATGCTGCTGGCTAATCGCGATCGCTTTCCGCTGCGGGCGCTGAAGTTTTATGACAACGATGGCGCGCGCCAGGAAACTATCGCCGAGGCCTGCAAAATCATCCTGCGGGAGCAGGCACCGGATATTGAATTCAGTTACACCACCGATCCAAAAACCGCCTTTAGCGATGTCGATTTTGTGATGGCGCATATCCGCGTAGGCAAATATCCGATGCGTGAACAGGATGAAAAAATCCCGTTGCGCCACGGTGTTGTCGGCCAGGAAACCTGTGGCCCAGGCGGTATTGCCTACGGTATGCGCTCGATTGGTGGCGTACTGGAGCTGGTGGACTATATGGAAAAATACTCCCCGAATGCCTGGATGCTGAACTACTCCAACCCGGCGGCAATCGTGGCGGAAGCGACGCGCCGTCTGCGTCCGCAGGCAAAAATCCTTAATATCTGCGATATGCCCATCGGCATTGAAGGGCGCATGGCGCAGATTGTGGGCCTGCAAGATCGTAAACAGATGCGGGTGCGCTATTACGGGCTGAACCACTTTGGCTGGTGGACATCGATTGAAGATTTGGACGGCAACGATTTAATGCCGAAATTACGCGAATATGTGGCAAAAAATGGCTATGTTCCTCCGGCGAAAGATGAGCACACCGAAGCAAGCTGGAACGATACCTTCGCCAAAGCGAAAGATGTGCAGGCGCTTGACCCGGATACGATGCCGAACACCTATCTGAAGTATTACTTGTTCCCGGATTATGTGGTGGCGCATTCCAACCCTGAGCGTACCCGCGCCAATGAAGTGATGGATCACCGTGAAAAACAGGTGTTTGGTTCCTGTCGCGCCATTATCGAAGCGGGAAAATCATCGGCAGGTGAGCTGGAAATCGACGAACATGCGTCGTACATCGTCGATCTGGCAACCGCCATCGCCTTTAACACTCAGGAACGGATGCTGCTGATTGTGCCGAACAACGGCGCAATCCATAACTTTGATGCTGACGCGATGGTGGAGATCCCTTGTCTGGTGGGTAAAAACGGCCCGCAACCGCTCACGGTTGGCGATATCCCCCATTTCCAGAAGGGGCTGATGAGCCAGCAGGTTGCCGTGGAAAAACTGGTGGTCGATGCCTGGGAACAGCGCTCTTATCAGAAGTTGTGGCAGGCGATAACCTTGTCCAAAACGGTTCCGAGCGCTTCTGTCGCCAAAGCCATTCTGGATGATTTAGTCGAAGCCAATAAAGCGTTCTGGCCTGAGTTGCATTAA
- a CDS encoding DUF202 domain-containing protein — protein MADNRKARREADPGLQPERTSLAWLRTLFGYGALMALAVRHNWQHSGLPFWISLAVLLCVALLLWRYTHKRILMDVNKSDFVLSGAVRDKLLISLAVLSLALLFAVTHIRQLLLIF, from the coding sequence ATGGCGGATAACCGCAAAGCGCGCCGCGAAGCGGACCCCGGCCTGCAACCGGAACGCACGTCGCTGGCGTGGCTGCGCACATTGTTCGGCTACGGCGCGTTGATGGCGCTGGCGGTCAGGCATAACTGGCAGCATTCAGGGCTGCCGTTTTGGATCTCGCTGGCGGTACTGCTGTGCGTGGCGCTTCTGCTCTGGCGCTACACACATAAACGTATCTTAATGGATGTGAATAAAAGTGATTTCGTCTTATCCGGCGCGGTTCGTGACAAATTGTTGATCTCCCTCGCGGTGCTTTCCCTCGCATTACTGTTTGCTGTAACGCATATCCGACAATTACTCCTGATTTTCTGA
- a CDS encoding alpha-glucoside-specific PTS transporter subunit IIBC: MLSQIQRFGGAMFTPVLLFPFAGMVVGIAIMLRNPLFVGEALTAPDNLFAQIVHIIEEGGWTVFRNMPLLFAVGLPIGLAKQAQGRACLAVLISFLTWNYFINAMGMTWGHFFGVDFSAEPTAGSGLTLIAGIKTLDTSIIGAIVISGIVTAIHNRFFEKPLPVFLGIFQGTSFVVIIAFLVMIPCAWLTLLGWPKVQLGIESLQAFLRSAGALGVWVYTFLERILIPTGLHHFVYGPFIFGPAAVEGGIQVYWAQHLQEFSQSTEPLKALFPEGGFALHGNSKVFGSVGIALALWYTAAPENRVKVAGLLIPATLTAVLVGITEPLEFTFLFISPLLFTIHAVLAATMATVMYSFGVVGNMGGGLLDQFLPQNWIPMFHNHAAMVFTQIAIGLCFTALYFVVFRTLIVRFNLKTPGREESEIKLYSKADYKAARGQTTAAAANTQLGQAAGFLQALGGSANIESVNNCATRLRIALVDMAKTQSDDVFKALGAHGVVRRGNAIQVIVGLHVPQVRDQIESLMKTPLSPEPSTMTEAVS, from the coding sequence ATGCTCAGTCAAATACAACGTTTCGGCGGCGCAATGTTTACCCCGGTGCTGCTTTTTCCCTTCGCGGGCATGGTGGTGGGTATCGCCATTATGCTGCGCAACCCGCTTTTCGTCGGTGAAGCATTAACCGCACCCGATAACCTTTTCGCGCAGATTGTGCACATTATCGAAGAAGGCGGCTGGACCGTGTTTCGTAATATGCCGCTGCTGTTTGCCGTTGGTTTACCGATTGGCCTGGCAAAACAAGCGCAGGGGCGTGCCTGCCTCGCGGTACTGATCAGCTTTTTAACCTGGAACTACTTTATTAACGCGATGGGAATGACCTGGGGTCACTTCTTTGGCGTGGATTTCTCCGCAGAGCCGACGGCCGGTAGCGGTCTGACGCTGATCGCCGGGATTAAAACGCTCGATACCAGCATTATTGGCGCGATCGTGATTTCCGGCATTGTGACCGCCATCCATAACCGTTTTTTTGAAAAGCCATTACCGGTCTTTCTGGGGATTTTCCAGGGCACGTCGTTTGTGGTGATTATCGCCTTTCTGGTGATGATCCCCTGCGCGTGGTTAACCCTGCTCGGCTGGCCGAAAGTGCAGTTGGGCATTGAATCCTTACAGGCTTTTTTACGCTCTGCCGGTGCGCTGGGCGTGTGGGTGTATACCTTCCTCGAACGCATTCTGATCCCGACCGGGTTGCACCATTTTGTCTATGGCCCGTTTATCTTCGGCCCGGCGGCAGTGGAAGGTGGCATCCAGGTTTACTGGGCGCAGCACTTACAAGAATTCAGCCAGAGCACCGAGCCGCTGAAAGCTCTGTTCCCGGAAGGCGGATTTGCGCTGCACGGTAACTCGAAAGTCTTCGGTTCTGTCGGTATCGCGCTGGCATTGTGGTACACCGCCGCGCCGGAAAACCGCGTCAAAGTTGCCGGTCTGCTGATCCCCGCCACGCTCACTGCTGTACTGGTAGGGATCACCGAGCCGCTGGAATTTACCTTCCTGTTTATCTCGCCGCTGCTGTTCACTATTCACGCGGTACTCGCCGCCACCATGGCGACGGTGATGTACAGCTTTGGCGTAGTCGGCAATATGGGCGGCGGGCTGCTTGACCAGTTCCTGCCGCAAAACTGGATCCCGATGTTCCATAACCATGCGGCGATGGTATTCACCCAAATCGCTATTGGCCTGTGCTTTACCGCGCTCTACTTCGTGGTTTTCCGCACATTGATTGTGCGCTTTAACCTGAAAACCCCAGGCCGGGAAGAGAGCGAAATCAAACTCTACAGCAAAGCCGATTACAAAGCCGCGCGCGGGCAAACCACGGCAGCGGCAGCGAATACCCAGCTCGGCCAGGCAGCCGGTTTCCTGCAGGCACTGGGTGGCAGCGCAAATATTGAAAGCGTGAATAACTGTGCCACCCGGCTGCGTATCGCGCTGGTCGATATGGCGAAAACACAAAGCGATGACGTCTTTAAAGCGCTTGGCGCGCACGGCGTGGTCCGGCGCGGCAACGCCATCCAGGTGATTGTCGGGCTGCATGTCCCGCAAGTACGCGACCAAATCGAATCGTTAATGAAAACCCCTTTATCCCCCGAACCATCTACCATGACAGAGGCTGTATCATGA
- a CDS encoding GntR family transcriptional regulator, with amino-acid sequence MIYKSIAERLRLRLNSSDYNVGSPLPGEKTLAQEFGVARMTIRKAVDLLVVWGLVVRRHGSGTFVARKDVHHETTNLTGLVEVLRQQGKEVHSKVLLFEVMPAPPAIASQLRIQINERIYFSRRVRYVEGKPLMLEDSYMPVKLFRTLSLAHLEGSKFDYIEKECGITISGNYESLTPVLADKQLAQILNIQEQTPLLRITSLSYSDSGEFLNYSVMFRNTRDYQVDYHLRRIHPETPLAHSPEDHRQ; translated from the coding sequence GTGATCTACAAATCGATAGCCGAGCGACTGCGTCTGCGGCTGAATTCCTCGGATTACAACGTCGGTAGTCCCTTACCGGGTGAAAAAACGCTGGCGCAGGAGTTTGGCGTGGCGCGAATGACCATTCGCAAAGCGGTTGATCTGCTGGTGGTGTGGGGGCTGGTGGTGCGCCGTCACGGCAGCGGAACCTTTGTGGCGCGCAAAGATGTACATCATGAAACTACCAACCTGACGGGGCTGGTAGAAGTGCTGCGCCAGCAAGGGAAAGAGGTACACAGCAAAGTGCTGCTGTTTGAAGTGATGCCTGCGCCACCGGCGATCGCCAGCCAGTTGCGCATCCAAATCAATGAGCGCATCTACTTCTCGCGCCGCGTGCGTTATGTCGAAGGCAAACCGCTGATGCTGGAAGATAGCTATATGCCGGTGAAACTGTTCCGTACGCTCTCGCTGGCGCACCTTGAAGGGTCAAAGTTCGATTACATCGAAAAGGAGTGCGGAATAACAATTAGCGGCAACTACGAAAGCCTGACGCCGGTGCTGGCAGATAAGCAACTGGCGCAAATATTGAACATCCAGGAACAAACGCCGCTGCTGCGCATCACCTCCCTTTCCTACAGCGACAGCGGCGAGTTCCTTAACTACTCGGTGATGTTCCGTAACACCCGCGATTACCAGGTGGATTACCATTTGCGGCGTATCCACCCGGAAACGCCATTAGCCCATTCCCCAGAAGATCACCGCCAGTAA
- a CDS encoding radical SAM protein → MDDAALRTFIRQQIATHSAASVPFAWQEGGLDFFRRIVALQKRYAKKRIENTFHTDGSSLDDELCRFFHEHGWRVSLSMNVPAVAQDIRHVKRSNQPSHQHALNAVQWLAKHSVAFSVNCVVNHRNSQQPLHLYLSLRALGTPFVHFFPLVEQDLQGHLTPESVSAAAWGHFLTTVFDYWVREDIGRVYIPLFDETLDVWSGYPLHLCSCSETRDRTFAPHANGDTASVYSDNHLGNQIITVNASDDAAAGGPHQTSLLSEACRRCDMLPFCQGDCPKHRVVQGKSALCDGYYHFFSYSGPYMRVMRDLRKQRHSPMSLCAFLQHC, encoded by the coding sequence ATGGATGATGCCGCTTTGCGGACGTTTATTCGCCAGCAGATCGCTACCCACTCCGCTGCTAGTGTGCCTTTTGCCTGGCAAGAGGGCGGTTTGGATTTTTTCCGCCGCATCGTTGCGCTGCAAAAGCGGTACGCTAAAAAACGTATCGAAAACACCTTCCATACGGACGGCAGTTCGCTTGATGATGAGTTGTGCCGTTTCTTTCACGAGCACGGCTGGCGGGTGAGTCTCTCTATGAACGTCCCTGCCGTGGCGCAAGATATCCGTCACGTTAAACGCAGCAATCAGCCCTCACACCAGCACGCGCTAAATGCTGTTCAATGGCTGGCGAAACATAGCGTGGCATTCAGTGTTAACTGTGTCGTCAACCACCGCAACAGCCAGCAGCCGCTGCATCTGTACCTTTCTCTGCGTGCTCTCGGCACGCCCTTTGTGCACTTTTTTCCGCTGGTGGAGCAAGATCTGCAGGGACATTTAACGCCGGAATCAGTGAGCGCAGCGGCGTGGGGCCATTTTCTGACCACCGTGTTTGACTACTGGGTGCGTGAAGATATTGGTCGGGTTTATATCCCACTCTTTGACGAAACCCTTGATGTCTGGAGCGGCTATCCGTTACACCTGTGCTCCTGTAGCGAAACCCGCGATCGCACGTTTGCGCCACATGCTAACGGCGATACCGCGTCGGTTTACTCCGATAACCATTTGGGCAATCAGATTATCACGGTGAATGCCAGCGATGACGCAGCGGCGGGCGGGCCGCATCAAACCAGTCTGCTTAGCGAAGCGTGTCGCCGCTGCGATATGCTGCCATTTTGCCAGGGCGATTGCCCGAAACATCGCGTTGTACAGGGCAAAAGCGCGCTGTGTGACGGCTATTACCACTTCTTTAGCTATTCCGGGCCTTATATGCGGGTGATGCGTGACCTGCGCAAACAGCGGCACTCCCCGATGTCGTTATGCGCCTTTTTGCAGCATTGCTAA